The Perca fluviatilis chromosome 2, GENO_Pfluv_1.0, whole genome shotgun sequence genome includes a region encoding these proteins:
- the si:dkey-202l22.6 gene encoding interferon-induced very large GTPase 1: MSLKLPKRLSSKKKKPPKINAQAEVLNKMGLEAFRTTPLDPASMLDISTWALEDQEPMEPKDLPNAFLQRLWLLSPDARSPCCKPLHDVLNNANKSPEEIINDFGGESQSAINPLDVVAAVFMSANTFLQQEMTVRMLQCQFAVPLVLPNIDPEEPGRFLLWPLRGAVSQWRSHFPENNSKVYEGDLASTYMPVVSCVKLGHSGVSKSQVLNNVISGLRSPNDTFLHRGMDGVQLPRRLSNGLVEIGWYLPTGDTTRDIFPVPMVISNLRGDASSHEKCLSLLCKVSSAVVVFCGDLREKEKLILASCKNMASKLILIDLSDDEKNENRVVGFSGPNLEEYMGVPRGSVLQGRDLSEEELANRLCDILKDMLPDELKHVTLEAAAKLAEELDLNVDEGAACEKAMAKVEEVLRGLDEGSAQFREKQLPLQGPLWSKLAEMEKEESKQRKEGKEIDPQLQKEKKDILVELSSYKMTPAMKIFTDALFTTDTVERTYFLSWMKLRLWLKQIEKLNTPQDLFTNLQTEMKDAMPEHCGELQNGIIDDLGDSDSFCTDSTFEEDTTEEQQVSEQQQMCLDVSFDHVASCSQPFEPDPSKLGLEHFLREMGLIFELTHISPGSGSHNVLRLPSLATDLLLYGIPLEIMDGDASNIPIRWLGCVFAELKRRLPQEQCRTRVVTNLGVHHDRNAEVLSALFGVKFPDGRKRATRGVYMVALCLPDNLRKDMECDFLFLIDVGLCSMSLDNSNMLIHDNEMATVATGLSDVLMQSISSHVGTEFEANFTVIVNALLRIKECGSMPICQLLAQDESINSLLQASQLRRVSDMLQTEIGDRGTSNANNNYAKTTSSITCVKGPWYNMSLSEPIDMQYSKAVLKLKQNLLEALKKCAAKSEAKGLPEFMSRLCAVWDTVKAESFSIGMHNTDIALAFSLLCTELSQWENTFLEHIESWLNGARRKIFSTKAKAVDASIENGLLSELKDEAREEVKTEVDKLRAKGEAYLMKENLLKMNTFRPILMSNMDDLQERVTEDIIQRLGTVNESHCSLTQLEKFEGLLEKEQESKLRTLLENSKSTKVLLQDTELEEEFEGAWSKTLSNFDFRPSETDDITARVTDILKENLISRGLHKHMKKLEVNGQNQTASFQVYDEHFGYRSRLKHMFEDNNRQQRLEAQRVACNIIEEYNQFVADKSSLPADFSDSYVTTLLDNVEKALKETSMEIRSAFEVELKVYLCSAACQDFQKLHDRYAKDSELLTGITATKSTYMAEFIYQFRKRDQCQRVAQAFTSMIIKPAVSDYIYRPLGMCIVEEIQGKAQQYQSPRAFHQSLLEELIEEDCFESFLEYLLSYENIRVRKIQEKVVAHLSESTSLNKWRQQRLGEIIGKIAVAVSQAAEGTNGALSDTKPLLERVCLTLERDGDVDVSRASLDGPFFSITTEWDRFVKCLMELLAVMRLDLAQEFSQNVDITQLLQCLPIQPQCLLLSRVRGCDQQCPLCGAPCELNEMGHEVHRALLHRPKDMLPHDSGSMSCPLSCPESMTKDNPGMSKDTEDMSAARRVLHSLYPDWIIAPEDSQMPSAYWRYVLARFSERFAKEYKQGPTKIPEEWKKITKEEALHSLKEAFLPE; this comes from the exons ATGTCACTCAAGCTTCCTAAGAGGCTGAGCAGCAAAAAGAAAA AACCTCCAAAGATCAATGCACAGGCAGAGGTCCTAAATAAGATGGGCCTGGAGGCCTTCAGGACTACACCACTGGACCCAGCATCTATGTTGGACATCAGCACTTGGGCTCTGGAGGACCAGGAACCTATGGAGCCCAAGGATCTACCAAATGCTTTCCTCCAACGCCTTTGGCTGCTTAGCCCAGATGCCCGAAGTCCTTGCTGCAAACCTCTGCATGATGTTCTGAACAATGCCAACAAATCACCCGAGGAGATAATCAATGATTTCGGAGGAGAAAGCCAGAGTGCCATCAACCCTCTTGATGTAGTTGCAGCTGTCTTTATGTCTGCCAACACTTTCCTTCAGCAGGAGATGACTGTGCGCATGTTGCAATGCCAGTTTGCTGTGCCCCTAGTCCTTCCAAACATAGATCCAGAAGAACCTGGTCGCTTCCTTCTTTGGCCTTTGAGAGGTGCTGTAAGCCAATGGAGGTCTCATTTTCCGGAGAATAACAGTAAGGTCTATGAGGGGGATTTGGCAAGTACATACATGCCTGTAGTTTCTTGTGTAAAGCTTGGTCATAGTGGTGTCTCTAAGTCCCAGGTACTAAACAATGTTATAAGTGGACTCAGATCTCCCAATGACACATTTCTCCACAGAGGAATGGATGGAGTACAGCTTCCACGTAGGCTTTCCAATGGCCTGGTAGAGATTGGATGGTATCTACCCACTGGAGACACTACCAGAGATATTTTCCCTGTCCCTATGGTAATCTCTAACCTCCGTGGTGATGCCAGTTCACATGAGAAATGCCTCAGCCTTCTATGTAAAGTGTCTTCAGCTGTGGTTGTTTTCTGTGGGGATCttagggagaaagaaaaactaATTCTTGCCTCCTGCAAAAATATGGCCAGCAAGCTCATATTGATTGACCTATCAGATGATGAGAAGAATGAGAACAGAGTTGTGGGGTTTTCTGGTCCGAACCTTGAAGAATACATGGGGGTTCCCAGAGGATCAGTGCTGCAAGGGAGAGATTTGAGTGAGGAGGAACTGGCTAATAGGCTGTGTGACATCCTGAAAGATATGTTACCAGATGAGCTGAAACATGTTACACTTGAGGCAGCAGCAAAATTAGCAGAGGAGCTTGACCTTAATGTAGATGAAGGGGCAGCCTGTGAGAAGGCAATGGCCAAAGTGGAGGAAGTATTGAGAGGTTTAGATGAGGGATCTGCTCAATTTAGAGAGAAACAGCTTCCTTTGCAGGGGCCTTTGTGGAGCAAACTTGCTGAAATGGAAAAGGAGGAGAGTaaacagagaaaagaaggaaaagaaattgATCCCCaactgcaaaaagaaaagaaagacatcTTGGTAGAGTTGAGCAGCTACAAGATGACTCCAGCGAtgaagattttcactgatgCGCTTTTCACAACAGATACAGTGGAAAGAACTTATTTCCTCAGTTGGATGAAACTTAGGCTTTGGCTGAAGCAAATCGAAAAACTAAACACTCCACAAGATCTATTCACAAACCTGCAGACAGAAATGAAGGATGCTATGCCAGAACATTGTGGTGAGCTCCAAAATGGAATCATTGACGACCTAGGGGACAGTGATAGTTTCTGCACAGATTCAACATTCGAAGAGGACACAACTGAAGAGCAGCAAGTTTCTGAGCAACAACAAATGTGTCTAGATGTTTCCTTTGATCATGTAGCATCATGTTCACAGCCTTTTGAACCTGATCCGTCCAAGCTGGGACTGGAGCACTTTTTGCGTGAGATGGGCTTGATTTTTGAGCTAACACACATCAGCCCCGGCAGTGGGAGCCACAATGTGTTGCGTCTACCTAGCTTAGCTACAGACCTTCTTCTCTATGGAATTCCACTTGAAATAATGGATGGAGATGCCTCAAACATTCCCATCCGCTGGCTGGGTTGTGTCTTTGCAGAGCTTAAACGCCGCCTTCCTCAAGAACAGTGCAGAACCCGAGTGGTGACAAACCTCGGAGTACATCATGATAGGAACGCTGAGGTTCTTTCTGCATTATTTGGGGTGAAATTTCCTGATGGAAGGAAAAGAGCCACCAGAGGGGTGTACATGGTTGCCCTGTGTCTCCCTGATAACCTCAGAAAGGACATGGAGtgtgattttctgtttttaattgaTGTAGGTCTCTGCTCAATGTCTCTAGACAACAGTAATATGCTGATCCACGACAATGAGATGGCCACTGTTGCAACAGGATTGAGTGATGTCTTAATGCAGAGCATCTCTTCACATGTGGGTACTGAGTTTGAAGCTAACTTCACTGTCATAGTCAATGCTCTCTTACGCATCAAAGAATGTGGCTCCATGCCCATTTGCCAACTCCTGGCCCAGGATGAAAGCATAAACAGCTTATTACAAGCATCACAGTTAAGACGTGTATCGGATATGCTTCAGACTGAGATTGGGGACAGAGGAACCAGCAATGCTAATAACAATTATGCAAAAACCACAAGCTCCATCACCTGTGTCAAAGGGCCTTGGTACAATATGTCCCTCTCTGAACCAATTGATATGCAGTATAGTAAGGCTGTGTTAAAGCTTAAGCAAAACCTGTTGGAGGCATTGAAGAAGTGTGCAGCCAAGTCTGAAGCCAAAGGTCTGCCTGAATTTATGAGCCGTTTGTGTGCTGTTTGGGATACAGTGAAAGCAGAATCATTCTCCATTGGTATGCACAATACTGACATAGCTTTAGCCTTCTCTTTATTGTGCACAGAGCTTTCCCAGTGGGAGAATACTTTCCTGGAACACATTGAAAGCTGGCTTAATGGGGCAAGAAGGAAAATCTTCTCCACAAAGGCAAAGGCTGTAGACGCTTCAATCGAAAATGGCCTTCTGAGTGAGCTAAAGGATGAAGCCAGAGAGGAAGTCAAAACAGAGGTGGACAAACTCAGGGCAAAAGGAGAGGCCTATTTGATGAAAGAAAACCTTCTCAAAATGAACACATTCAGGCCAATCCTAATGAGCAATATGGATGACCTTCAGGAGCGAGTAACTGAAGACATAATACAAAGGTTGGGGACAGTCAACGAGAGCCATTGTTCTTTAACACAGTTGGAAAAATTTGAGGGCTTACTGGAAAAAGAACAGGAATCCAAGCTACGCACACTGTTAGAGAACAGCAAGTCAACCAAAGTTCTCCTTCAAGATACAGAGCTAGAAGAGGAGTTCGAGGGTGCATGGAGTAAGACGTTGTCCAACTTTGACTTCAGGCCTTCAGAGACAGATGATATTACTGCAAGAGTGACTGATATTTTGAAAGAGAATTTAATCAGCCGTGGTCTCcacaaacacatgaaaaaacttGAAGTCAACGGCCAAAACCAGACAGCTAGCTTCCAAGTTTATGATGAGCACTTTGGATACCGCAGCAGATTAAAGCATATGTTTGAAGACAACAACAGACAGCAGAGGTTAGAAGCTCAACGGGTAGCATGCAATATCATAGAAGAATACAATCAGTTTGTTGCAGATAAATCTAGCTTACCAGCTGATTTTTCTGACAGCTACGTTACAACACTGTTAGACAATGttgaaaaagctttaaaagaaACATCAATGGAAATCAGATCAGCTTTTGAAGTGGAACTGAAAGTTTATCTCTGCAGCGCTGCATGCCAAGACTTTCAAAAACTACATGACCGCTATGCCAAGGACAGTGAGCTTTTGACAGGTATCACTGCAACTAAGAGTACCTACATGGCAGAGTTTATCTACCAGTTCCGAAAGAGAGACCAGTGCCAGAGAGTGGCTCAAGCATTTACCTCCATGATCATCAAACCTGCAGTGTCGGACTACATCTATAGACCACTGGGGATGTGTATTGTAGAAGAAATCCAAGGTAAAGCCCAGCAGTATCAGTCCCCACGCGCCTTCCACCAAAGCTTGCTGGAAGAGCTTATAGAGGAGGACTGCTTTGAAAGCTTCCTGGAATATTTGCTTTCCTATGAAAACATCAGAGTGAGGAAGATCCAGGAGAAAGTGGTGGCTCACCTCTCTGAATCAACCAGCTTGAATAAATGGAGACAACAGAGACTTGGAGAAATCATCGGAAAGATTGCAGTAGCAGTGAGCCAAGCGGCAGAAGGTACCAATGGAGCACTGAGTGATACAAAGCCACTGCTGGAGAGAGTGTGCCTCACtttagagagagatggagatgtGGATGTCAGTAGGGCCTCTCTGGACGGACCTTTTTTCAGTATCACCACAGAATGGGATCGCTTTGTCAAATGTCTAATGGAGTTACTGGCTGTAATGCGGTTGGACCTAGCCCAGGAGTTCTCCCAAAATGTGGATATCACCCAACTTCTTCAGTGCCTTCCAATTCAGCCCCAATGCTTGCTTTTAAGTAGAGTGAGAGGCTGTGACCAGCAATGTCCTCTCTGCGGAGCCCCATGTGAGCTGAACGAGATGGGGCATGAGGTTCACAGGGCTCTGCTCCACAGGCCCAAAGACATGTTGCCCCATGACTCAGGTTCTATGTCCTGTCCTCTCAGTTGCCCTGAAAGCATGACAAAGGACAACCCAGGCATGAGCAAAGACACAGAAGACATGTCTGCGGCACGCAGGGTCCTCCATTCCCTCTACCCAGACTGGATCATTGCCCCTGAGGACAGCCAGATGCCTAGTGCTTACTGGAG GTATGTGTTGGCGAGGTTCAGTGAGAGGTTTGCAAAGGAATACAAGCAGGGGCCAACAAAGATTCCTGAGGAGTGGAAGAAGATCACTAAGGAGGAGGCATTGCACAGTCTGAAGGAGGCCTTCCTACCTGAATGA